The Argentina anserina chromosome 3, drPotAnse1.1, whole genome shotgun sequence genome includes a region encoding these proteins:
- the LOC126788819 gene encoding BAHD acyltransferase At5g47980-like, whose amino-acid sequence MSTDIQVEIIHKETITPSSPTLPHHKVVELSFLDQFIPEVYVPLILFYPNHTDGEVDTNHQSLIAEKCGILKASLSKTLTQFYPLAGKFQYNDSFCCDDRGAAFIVARVNCRISRILENPDTEMLKCLFPAAVGSTQALTGHLLLVQINFFECGGMAIAISISHKVADAFTFSTFIKSWSAAALVPSSTTDHPVVPADFGAAAFLYPPQDFLNSPKPLVEFIQGKCITRRLVFDASRIAALKSKAASASVPNPTRVEVVSALIWKCAMEASRSNLGSIRPSLWCQAVNMRKRSGQAFTENILGNFVWRFAAMTVESEVDLQSLVTALRKSIEDFKVNYPNGLTVENAYQLIKESGNFFAREGVDNYNCTSWCWLPLYETNFGWGKPYWVSFPSLQLKNIVILMDAKDGNGIETSLTFLEEDMAKVESNKELLAYGALNPTVI is encoded by the coding sequence ATGAGTACAGATATCCAGGTTGAaatcattcacaaagaaacaATAACACCATCCTCTCCAACTCTGCCCCACCATAAAGTTGTAGAACTCTCTTTTCTGGATCAGTTTATTCCTGAAGTTTATGTCCCGCTGATTCTTTTCTATCCCAATCATACTGATGGTGAGGTTGATACCAATCACCAGTCATTGATAGCAGAAAAATGCGGCATTCTAAAAGCATCACTATCCAAAACTCTCACTCAATTCTATCCCTTAGCAGGGAAATTCCAGTACAATGATTCATTCTGTTGCGATGACCGTGGGGCTGCATTCATTGTAGCCAGGGTGAATTGTCGGATATCAAGGATTTTGGAAAATCCTGATACTGAGATGCTAAAATGTCTGTTTCCAGCTGCTGTAGGATCCACACAAGCACTTACAGGTCATCTTCTACTGGTCCAGATCAACTTCTTCGAATGTGGTGGAATGGCAATTGCAATCAGCATTTCACACAAGGTGGCAGATGCTTTTACCTTCAGCACTTTCATAAAAAGCTGGTCCGCGGCTGCCCTTGTCCCCAGTAGTACGACTGATCATCCAGTGGTTCCTGCGGATTTTGGTGCTGCAGCTTTTCTTTATCCTCCACAAGATTTCTTAAACTCACCAAAACCTCTTGTGGAATTTATTCAAGGAAAGTGCATAACAAGAAGATTGGTCTTTGACGCCTCACGAATTGCTGCTCTCAAGTCCAAAGCTGCTAGTGCTTCCGTGCCAAATCCCACACGTGTTGAAGTAGTGTCAGCACTCATCTGGAAATGTGCCATGGAAGCATCACGATCAAACTTGGGTTCGATAAGGCCTTCCTTGTGGTGTCAAGCAGTGAACATGCGGAAAAGATCAGGGCAGGCCTTCACAGAAAACATATTGGGAAATTTTGTGTGGCGCTTTGCAGCAATGACAGTAGAAAGTGAAGTAGATCTTCAAAGCTTGGTTACTGCATTGCGGAAAAGCATCGAGGACTTTAAAGTAAATTACCCTAATGGACTTACTGTCGAGAATGCCTATCAATTAATCAAAGAGTCTGGGAACTTCTTTGCAAGGGAGGGCGTAGACAACTATAATTGCACCAGTTGGTGCTGGTTACCTTTATATGAAACCAACTTTGGATGGGGAAAGCCATATTGGGTAAGTTTCCCTAGTCTCCAATTGAAAAATATAGTCATATTGATGGATGCAAAAGATGGCAATGGCATCGAAACATCCTTGACTTTCTTAGAAGAGGACATGGCCAAAGTTGAAAGCAATAAGGAGCTGCTTGCTTATGGAGCTTTGAATCCAA